The sequence AGTCAAGGGCTTTGTGTTTACCACCAAGACCGGCGAAACTTCCATACATGTTGAGAAGTTCACATTGCTTTCAAAGGCCCTTCGTCCGCTGCCAATAGTAAAAGAAAAAGACGGCGAAGTATTTGACGCAGTAACTGACCTGGAATTCAAATACCGTCAGCGGTACGCAGACCTGATCGTAAATCCGAATGTCCGTGATACGTTCATCCGCATCACAAAAATGAAGAACGCCATCCGTTCTTTCCTGAACGACCGTGGTGCACTGGAAGTTGATACTCCGGTACTGCAAAGCATACCTGGAGGAGCTATAGCCCGTCCATTCGTTACACACCATAACGCACTCGATATTCCGTTGTACCTACGTATTGCTAACGAACTGTACCTGAAGCGCCTTATAGTAGGCGGCTTCGACTGGGTATATGAGTTCAGCCGCAACTTCCGTAACGAGGGTATGGATCGTACGCACAACCCGGAATTTACCATACTAGAGTTCTACGTAGCATACAAAGACTACCTCTGGATGATGGAGACTACCGAGCAAATGCTTGAAGAGACCGCCATCGCAACCAATGGAAGTACAAAGACGATTGTCAATACCGTTGAGATCGACTTTAAAGCGCCATATAAACGTATCAGCATCTTCGACGCAATCAAAGAGCATACAGGTTTCGACATTAGCCAAATGAACGAAGACCAATTGCGTGATGTATGTAAGCAACTGAGGATCGAAACTGATCCTTCAATGGGTAAGGGAAAACTGATAGACGAAATATTCGGCGGGAAATGCGAAATGCACTATATCCAGCCAACGTTCATTACCGACTACCCTATAGAAATGAGCCCGCTTACCAAAAAGCACCGCGACAAACCGGGCCTGGTTGAACGTTTCGAGCTGATCATTAACGGTAAGGAAATAGCGAATGCTTATACCGAGCTTAATGATCCGATAGACCAGCGCGACCGTTTTGAAGACCAGGTTCGCCTGATGGAGCGTGGCGACGATGAAGCAATGTATATCGACTATGATTTCCTTCGCGCATTGGAATATGGCATGCCACCAACAGCAGGTATCGGCTTTGGAATTGAAAGGCTAGCTATGCTGTTGACAGGACAAGTGTCAATACAAGATGTACTACTCTTCCCGCAAATGAGACCTGAAAAGACAAATGATTAAATAGGAAAAAGCCCGCTGAACAGCGGGCTTTTTTGGTTTATAGAAGGACCCCGTCTTTATAACGCTTCGTTATAAATACTTTTTGTATCAAAAAATGGACTTATCATTCCACATACATTACTTCATACATGTTCTTACCATTTACTACAACAGGTTGGTAGAATGTATCACCATACTGCAGTAGTTTCAGGTCACCTACCTGTACCTCTTGCGCGCCTTCCGGAACGTGCTCTACCAGAGCGCCCGCAGTTGGTGGTACCACCTGGTAACCACTACCACTTTGCTCGTAGTAAGCGCCGCCATAGTAATATTGATTACTAACGCCCTCACCTCCTACTGTCTCGTAGCCACTAGGCAGCTCATTAATGGTTGCACCAACAGGCGCTTGTACCACAGTGTATCCACCTTCGCTAGGTGTATAATACACACCCTGGTCGTAGTAGTAATCATCATCATTATCATCATCGTCATCAGCAATAGCGACGATCGCTGCTGTTGTTGCCAGACCTGCTGCAACGTATCCCCATGGATGCCAGCCAGAACCCCAGCTATAAGGTGACCAGCCATGATAGCCATAACCATAGTGTCCATAATACTGACGACCACCATATCCATAACCCGGACGGCTATAGGCAGCGTTACCACGTCTTACTGCAGTGTTTCTCGTATTACCCGCAATAACCGTTCTGCTTCTATCCACATTTCTTGTGCGATCACCCCTTGAACGATCTACTGTACGATCACCCCTTGAACGATCTACATTCCTTTCGCGGTTGCGGATGTCTGTATTCCTGTTACCAATATTCCTATCACCAACATTCCTGTTGCCAATATTCCTGTTACCGATATTGTCCGGACGGTGTATATTCCTATCGCTACCCAGGTTTCTTTCCCTGTTACCAATATTGCCACGATCCGTTGGGCGATTACCGATATTACCTGGACGGTTACCGATATTGCCGCGATCCACCGGGCGATTACCGATATTACCACGATTCATAGCTGGCCTTTGTGCAGGACGAGCTCCACCACCAACTCCACCACGACCAGCACCAACGGCTGGCCTTTGAGCAGGACGCTGCATTGCGGGTCGTTGTGCAGGACGCTGCATTGAACGTGCGGGCGCTGATGGTCTTGATGCCCTCGATGGACGAGCTCCACCACCAAATCCGCCACCACCGCGACCACCGCCGCCGCCACGCATTCCACCGCCGCCACCGCGGCCACCACCACCTCGGCCGCCACCGCGACCACCTCTTTGAGCCATAACGTCAAGGCTATCCAACATCAATACCGTAAATAATAGAAGGACTATCTTCCCGATGTACTGTCTACTTATTGTCTTCACTATTCCCATAACCCTTAGTTTTTTGCAGTATATGCAATGTACATGCCTCCGCATGTTATAACCAACTTAAAGCCGCTGTGGCTTGCTAATGAAATAGATTGTTTGTGCAAAATATCCTTTGAAAATTAATGCGGGCAAACATACCCTGTTAATTATTCGCCTCAGCCGTTTAGCTATTAGCGCCAACAATTACAATAGTTTGTATAGACCTCACTCTGGTTAATAAATAGATAGAGCAATTGCTGGGCGCTTCTTAACTTTATTTGATGAGATCGATATTTTTTGCAGCATTGCTTATGGCATGTTTCTTCGATAGCAAGGCCCAAACCTACCGCGACAGTATAATTCTTCATCGTCAGCACTATAAGGAAGAGTTCGTCACTGAGGAACGTAGTCCACTTAAAGGGAATGATACCGCTTATCTAAGATTTTTTGCTCCTGATGAGCGGTTTAAAGTCAATGCTGAGCTAACGCTGACACCTGATGCAAAAGAGTTTGACATGCCAACCCACAGTGGCAAAAAAAAGCTGTACAGGCAATACGGACTACTAACGTTCAGGTTGAAAAACAAAACCTGTAGCTTGCAGGTTTTCCAAAGCCAGGCCCTCCTCAAAGATCCAAAATATAAAGACCACTTGTTCGTACCATTTACCGACCTGACAACCTACGAGGAAACATATGGCGGAGGTCGCTACATCGACTTATCTTTAAAAGACATCAACAACGGAAAGATCGCGATCGATTTTAACAAAGCTTACAATCCATACTGTGCCTATGCAGATGGGTTTAACTGCCCGATACCGCCACGCGAAAACCGACTTCCTGTTTCAATAAAAGCGGGAGAAAAACTTTTTGGCAAGGGAACTGAGCATTAAACAACGACCATAAAAATTCTCGTTTCATTCGTCCAGCTCTCTAAGCAGTCAGGAAACTCTTGGGAAAAGTTATAAGCATCCGTAAGTTTATGCAAAGACCAATAACAGATAAAATGGGATAACAGGGAGAGACTTCCCGCAAAAGAAAAAAGAGACGCAATGCGTCTCTTTTTTCTTTTTATAGTTCCCAATGAGCTTATTTAATGCCCAGTTTAGTTTTTACCAGCGGAAGGATATCATCTGTTTCTTTTGCGTACAGCAACACGTTTGAACTTGTATCAAAAACATAGTCGAAACCTTTTTCCTTAGCAACGTCTTTGATCGCTTTATCAGCTTTTTCAAGAACAGGTTTGTAAAGTTCTTCTTTCTTCTTGCCTACTTTCTCTTGCGCGCTTTGGTTGAAACTTTCGATACGGGCTTGCAGATCCTGGATCTCTTTCACCTTAACCTCTTTCACTGCGTCTGACATTGTTTTTTCACTCGCCTGATATGCCTGCACTTTTGACTCATACTCTTTACCCATTGTTTGCAGTTGCTCCTGGAAAGTCTTAGCATATGCTTCGGCATCTGCATTGGCTTTCTTGATCTCAGGCATCGCCTGCAGCAATTCGGCAGAATTGATGTAGCCAAATTTCTGAGCGAAGGTCATGCTGCTCAACAATAATCCGCAAGCGAGGAATAATACGGTTTTTTTCATTTTTATAATCTGGTCTTTATTAAATTGGTATTAGGTGCAAATGTAATTTTACCGGTGCAAAGTAAATGCCATTATTTGTTTATTCCAAGCAATTTTAACACATCGTCGCTTCGGTCAAGCTTAGGGTCTGCGTAAAATATACTAATGCCTGCGGCCTTATCAAGTACCAGGTCGAAGGCCCTGGAGGTAGCCATTTTTTGGGTGGCGTTGTATACTTTATCCTGAATTGGCTTTACAAGTTTCTGGCGTTCTTTGAAAAGATCACCTTCGTAACCAAACCTTTGGCGCTGCAAGTCTTTTACTGCTTTCTCTTTTTGCACGATCTCGTCCTCACGTTTCTTTCGCATATCGTCGCTCAGCATCGCGCGCTCAGCCTGATAGCTTTTATACATGCGCTCTACATCGGCCATGCGGTTGTCTATCTCTGTTTGCCAGGTTTTAGACAATTGGTCGAGCTTCGTCTGGGCATCTTTATATTCTACCATCCTGTCCAGGATGTACTTGGAATCGATAACACAATAGCGCTGTGCCGATGCCGCAATGGTAACACCAAGCAAAATAGCAATGCTCAAAAGTAGTTTCTTCATAGCTGTCTCCATTTTATGCTTCGCAATATAACTAATATCAATCAGGTTCAAAGCCAAGCATGAACGTAAAGCTGGCGATGTCTGTCAGCCTGGTGGCACCTGTCGACCTATTGAAACGATCAAAACCAACACCATAGTCAAGCCCAAGCAAACCAAACATTGGCAGGAATACCCTCAGACCCAGACCCGCTGAACGATTAAGCTTAAAGGGATTGTATTGTTTGAAATTGTCCCATGCATTGGCAGCTTCTACAAAGCCAAGACCATAGATCGTAGCTGTTGGACTCAGCGAGAATGGATAGCGTATCTCGGCGGTGTACTTGTTGAAGATCGTTGCCGCACTTGCATAGGGTCCGCTATAACCACGCTGCGCAATGATGTCCCGACCAATAAAATAGTTCTGACCGCTAAGACCATCGCCACCCACCTGGAAACGCTCGAACGGAGAGAAGCCAAGTTGAGGATTATAGTATCCCAGGAATCCGTATTTGGTTGCCAGTTTGAATACAAGGTTGCCGCTTATTTTTTGATACCATTCTGCGGTGAAACGATATTTATGATACTCTATCAACTTATACTTTTCGGCAGTTGTTTCACTCTCATAATCCCTGTCGCTAAACGCGCTGTATGGTGGAGTAAACTGGAAGGTAAAGCTGATATTTGAACCACTACGGGGGTACAACGGCTGGTCAACAGAATAACGAGCAAGAACTAACTTGAAGTACAGGTTATTACTGATCCCGCTATCAAAACCAGATATTAGGGTATAATCCTTCAAACGGTAATTCTGATAATTGACACCGTAGGTAAATACGAAGTTGTCATCCGGCCATTTCACACGCTTGCTTAGCGAAACACCACCACCAATTAACCTCAGATAAGAAGAATTAGGATCGGCTCCCGTAGACGCGCCAGACAGCCTTGTATAAGCCATGCTGGTAGTCAGCGCATTCGGCTTGCGACCACCCAGCCAAGGCTCTGTGAACGAAAAGTTCAGTGAGTTGTAATATGCACCGTTTGACTGATAGTTAACCGAGAAGCGCTGACCATCTCCCACCGGCAGCGGATCCCAGAATTTTGGTTTGAAAATATTGCGCAAAGAGAAGTTGGTGAATGTCACGCCAACGTTACCATAGAACTTTACGCCACCACCAAAACCAGCAGAAAGCTGGAGCTGGTCGCTTGATTTTTCAACTACAGTATAGTCTATATCAACAGTACCATCTTCTGGATTCGGCCTTGGTTGAATGCCTATCTTTTCCTGGTCGAAGAAACCAAGGTTCGCTATCTCACGGTTTGAACGGATAAGATCTGCACGGCTAAATTTATTGCCAGGAAGCGTGCGCAATTCCCTGCGGATCACATGTTCATTGGTACGGTCGTTACCTGCAATGGTTACGTTTCGGATAGTAGCCTGCGGACCTTCAGTGAGACGCATCTCATAGTTAATGGTATCATCGATGATCGAAGTCTCAACGGGGTCGATGTTAAAGAACAGGTAACCATCATCCATATACAGACTGCTGATGTCCTCTCCACCTTCAGGGCTTAACACTTTACCCAGTCGTTTTTCCAGCAATTCCTGGTTATAAACGTCTCCCCTTTTTATGCCAAGCACTCTTGAGAGCTGTTCATTGCTGTATTTGGTATTACCCTTCCACTGTATATCGCCGAAGTAGTACTTGCGGCCTTCTCTTACCTCGAGGTCTATATTGATGTGCCCATTGGATAATTTATACACAGTGTCCCTTACAATAGAGGCATCGCGGTACCCAAGCGAGTTATAATGATCTACCAACGATACTTTATCATCTTCATATTTATACTGGTCGAATTTCGACGAAGAGAAAAAGTTGTACCTGAAATAGGGATCAACCGCATTCAGTGTCTTAGACAGCGATAGAAAACCCAGATCTTTAACATAGGTGCCAAATGAGCGGCTATTATCCTGGTATAAGCTTATCTCGTCGGCAGGATGCAAAGACAACCGTGCCATCTCTTTTGTCGACCTGAAGGTATGTTTCAACTTCAGATCGGTAGCCTTCGAGTTCCCGGCAATATTGATCTGGTTGATCTTGGTTTTTACACCCTTATTAATGTCAAACGTCAATATCACGGTGTTGGTGCCACCCGTATCCACCCTTTCTATGACATTCACTGCCACATCGCCATAGCCTTTGTCGGCAAAATACTTTTGTATCCTGGTTACAGCATCTTTCTTGGTGGCATCAGTTACCACCTTAGAGCGCACAAGATTCACCTTGTCTTTCAACTCTTGCGCTTCGCCCTTTTTAATGCCTTTAAAATTGTAACGGCTAAGGCGTGGACGTTCTTCTACTTTGATATCGAGGAAAACCTTGTCTCCGATAGTTTTGGATATACTAATGCTTACATCCGAGAACAGCTCCTGGCGCCATAAGTTGCGTATCGCGCGCGATATTTTATCATCGTTGGGAATTCTAACCTTATCCCCAACCGACAAACCGGTTACAGTAAGTAAGAGATCTTCGTCCAGGTATTTGATACCAGATACGGTAATACCACCGATCTCATATTCCCGGGCTCTTTCTCCCGTTTGTTGTGTTTTTCCGCCCATCCCGCCAATTTGAGCATTCCCCTCGATGGAAAAACAGAGAACAGTTGATAGGAATAAACAATAACGCAAAAAATTATGCATGCTGGGGAGTAGTTTGGATTTGTTCGCTGGTTTTGCCAAAACGACGCTCGCGTTGTTGGTAGTCCAGTAAGGCTTCGTATAAGTTTGGTTTGCGGAATTCAGGCCAATGTACAGGGGTAAAATAAAACTCGGCATACGCAAGTTGATAAACAAGGAAATTGCTGATCCTGTATTCACCACTTGTACGTATCATCAACTCTGGGTCGGGGAATTCTGCAGTATTCAGATAAGAGTGGAACGTCTTATCGTCAATATCTTCGGGCTTCAGCTTGCCTTCCATCGCATCTTTCGCCAGCTTTTTGGCTGCTTCAACTATCTCCCAGCGTGAACTATAGCTTAACGCCAATATTAAGTTCAGGCCATTATTACCGGCTGTTATCTCTTTAGCCTCAGCCAACTCTCTTTGACAAACTTCCGGCAGGCTTTCAATATCGCCGATCACATGAAGTTTAATATTGTTCTTTTTCAACTCCTCCACCTCTTTTCTTATGGTATTAACGAGAAGCTCCATCAATGCATTCACCTCCTCTTTGGGACGATTCCAGTTTTCAGTAGAAAATGCATAAAGTGTCAGGTATTGTATGCCGATCTCAGCACAGCCATTAACGATCTCGCGAACGCTCAACACGCCTTCGTGGTGCCCGTAAACGCGGTCCTGACCGCGTTCTTTTGCCCAGCGACCATTACCATCCATAATGATGGCAATATGCTTTGGCAGTCGGGTACGGTCAATGGATTGAAGAATATCCATAGTTATTATTAAGAATACTGCTTTTTATAAAAGGTGTGCAAAGGTACAAAAATAGCAGGATGCTCTATGTATCAAAATTGGTACCTATCAGTTTAACTCTTATTTAACTGCCTCTATTTATAAATACCACAAAAACAAATACATACAAACGGTGTAAACAGGTTAGCTCGTAATTGCTTATCTTTCTATAAATAAATCGATATGATAACCGAGCTGGGTCAACAATTTAGCATCATGTGCGATTGGATACGTGAAATACGGGATGTTTCTGTACAAGACGACCGCATGAGATTTCGCCGTAATATAGAACGAATCGGTGAGATCGCAGCCTTCGAGATCAGCAAACACCTGGTTTATGAAGAGGTTACAGTGCAGACTCCAATGGGCGAAGCAACCTGCTTCCAGCTAGAGCAGCAGCCGGTACTAGCCACCATATTGAGAGCGGGTATTCCGCTCCATCATGGCCTGCTCAATTATTTTGACAAAGCCGATAACGCCTTTATTGCTGCGTACAGGAAGCATCACAGGGATGGATCTTTCGAAATTGAACAACAATATATTACAAGTGCCGAGCTGGAGGGACGCCCACTGATCGTGGCCGACCCTATGCTGGCCTCGGGTTCGTCGGTTGTGTTGGCGCTGGAAACGATGACCGAAACAGAAAAGCCATCGCAAATACATGTAGTTTCAGTGATCGCCTGCACCGTAGGTATTGAAATGGTGAAGCGCAAATTTCCCGAAGCTTATATCTGGGCCGGCGCCATCGATGAGGAGCTAACTGCACGCGGTTACATTGTGCCTGGACTGGGTGATGCGGGCGATCTGGCCTACGGAACTAAAATGCAAGCATAACCCCAACGAAAATATTATTTTATACCGTCTTGCATAATAATAGAATTCTGCTTATTTTGGCTTTCGGAAATTTAAACTAAACATCATAAACGTTACCCAGATGAAGAAAATATTACTTGGGGCGAGTGCAGCAATGTTATTGGCAACTACAGCTATGGCTCAAGATCCGCACTACACTCAATATTTTGCATCACCTCTCACCCTGAACCCGGCGCTGACAGGTCTTACTCAGTGCGACCTACGTCTGGCTGCTAACTATCGCAATCAGTGGGCGAGCGTTTCTACAAATCCGTACATCACTGGTACTGTGTCGTTTGACATGGCTACTATGAAGGATAAACTAAACAATGGCGATGCCGTTGGTTTTGGTGTTATCGGCCTGTTCGACCGTTCTGGTCTGGGTGGCCTCCAAAACATCACAATTGGCGTTTCTGCTGCTTACCACAAGGCGTTTGGTGTTGAAAAACAGCACACTATTTCGGGTGGTATCCAAGGTTCACTGGTTCAAAAGAATATCGACTTTACCAAGCTGAAATTCGAAGACCAATTCGACCGCATGACTGGTAGCACTCCTTACAATACCAGCGAAAATGTAGGCAACTCAGATCTTACTTATCCTGACTTCAACCTTGGTTTAATGTACTCTGGCCGTGTTTCTGACCATGCTACAGCTTACGCTGGCTTGTCAGTTTACCACCTGACTCAACCAGTTGAATCTTTCCTTGGCGAAGATCACAAGATCCACTCTCGCTACACAGGTTACCTGGGTGGTTCGTTCGATCTGAATGAAAACATCGTACTGTTTGCGAGCGGTTTATACCAAACACAGGCAGCTGCCCATGAAATTCTTGCTGGTGCTGCTGTAGGTTTCGTACTGAACCCAGGCCACGATGAAGAGTTCGTTAAGAACACCCTGCTGTACCTGGGCGGTTGGTACCGTTACGGCGATGCAGTTTCTCCTTACATCGGCTTCGAATGGTCTAAAATGAAACTCGGTATCAGCTATGATGTAAACGTATCTAGCTTCTCACCTGCTACCAACGGTAACGGTGGTTATGAAATATCGCTGATCTTCAACGGTTGCATCAACAAACGCGAGTTTACACGCACACCAAACGTGTCTTGCCCTCGTTTCTAATCAACCTAACGATATAAAGAAAGCCCCTGCAAACGCGGGGGCTTTTTACTTATAGTCCTTTCCCTTTGCTTACGTAGGGATTATCTCGGATATAAAACCGGTACAGTGCTAGCGCATCTTCTGCCGCATAGGCCACTCCTACCCGCGTGGCGGATACAATATTGCCGGTAAAAACCTTGATATTTCTATCCTCTATCCATATTTCGGGTCCTTGCAGAGACTTGCCTGTATGGCGGGTATGTATTCCCAAAGCCATACTCATAGCGCCTGGGCCGGCGGTTAAAGCTGGCTGAAGTTTCTCTTTCTTTCTTCTCTGCAACATGTGGTCAATACCTTCCAATGGCTCAACAGCTCTTATCAGCACGGCGTGTGGCACATCGGCCATATGAGTGACTACGTTAAATAAATGGTGAATCCCGTAGCACAAATACACGTATGCTACCCCGCCCTCCTTGAACATCGTTTCGGTACGCGCAGTGCGACGATTGCCATAGGCATGAGAAGCTTTATCAAATTCGCCGGCATAAGCCTCAGTTTCCACGATCACACCCGAAGTCAGCACGCCATCAAAATTCGTTACCAGCACCTTTCCTAACAGCTCTTTGGCTATCCTAACTACATCTTTCCGGGTGTAAAACGACTGCGGCAAAATCATGCGCCAAAAATATGGATTTGGCACAGGTTACAGTAAAGCAGTATTTTTAGCCGTTATGAATAAGCACGCAAGAGTTTACCTGGTACCTATCCCCATTGCCGAAGGCATCAATGGTACGCTATCGTCGCAAGTACTGGATGTAACCTCCGGGCTTAAACACTATTTTGTTGAGAACATTCGTACCGCCCGTCGATTCTTGCGTTCAATACACCCAACGATTGTTATCGACGATATCCAGTTCTCCGAGATCGACAAACACAATGGCCCTGAATTAGGCCTGCTCCGGAAATGGCTAAAAGAAGGCCACGTTGTAGGGATAATGAGCGAATCTGGTTGTCCCGGTATTGCGGACCCGGGTGCTGAGCTTATAGCAGTTGCACAGGAGAATGGCGCCGAAATCATTCCTCTTGTCGGACCCAATTCCCTGATTTTAGCTCTTATGGCCTCAGGCCTCAATGGACAAAGCTTCTGCTTCAACGGATACTTGCCTGTAAAGGAACCAGCACGCAGCCAGCGTATCAAACACTTGGAGCAGCAGTCAAAGAAGGAAATGCAAACACAGCTGTTTATCGAAACGCCTTACCGGAATAACAACATGCTCGATGACCTGTTGAAGAATTGCCAGAATAGTACCCGCCTTTGCATCGCCCAGAACATAACAGCTCCCAACGCCAGCATCAAAACAAAGTCGATGGCTGAATGGAAAAAGAATAAACCAACATTGGAGAAAGTCCCGGCAGTATTCCTTTTCCTGGCTTAATAATTACCGGCGTCTTTTACATCCTTGATGCCATCAACTATGTATTGACCAGGTTCTGCGTTGGTCTTATCATAGTCTTCTCCGCGCCAGGGAAGGTTGCGGCGAAATTGGGTATAATGTAATTTTACGCGCTTCCCAAGGCAAGCTTCCAGGCTATCGGCCAGCTGCTCGTCTGCTACACTGAAATAAAAATATTGGGAGTTGATCATACCGCCACGCTGGCCAAAGCCCAGCTGTATCAATTCACCCTCATGTGTCTTGAAAACGTTTCCTTTGCGCGAGAACTTCTGCAATATGCCCTCCCTATAGCCATCGCTGTATGGATTGTAATAATACCAGTAAACATATCCTGCAACAGCAAGACCGACAAACAACATGAGTAGATAAACGAATCTCATACCATGAAATTAATAAATCTATTTTACGGTTCGTCCTTTCCATTTATATACTCCAATAAAACCGAGCAAACCCGCACTAACTATGTAGGCGATATGCAACGGCTGCAGGAAAGGGAATAACAATAATTCTTGCGTTTTGTTGTAAAATTTCGCGACAGGATACAGGAACCAAAGCTCAACAATGATCTTTACAATTAACATAGCAGCGCCAACTATCAAGAACCAGGGATAAAACAGCCCAGCTATCAACAACGCAGCTAACGAGAAATTGAACAGGTAAACCAGCGAAAGGATGCCGGTTATCTTACTATCATCATATTTACCTGATTTTGAGGCCCAGCGTATACGCTGCTGAAAAAAACTTGTCCAATCGGGTTGCGGAGGTGTTCTAACGATCGCTTCTTCTGCTTTGAGATAGCCAATTTTACCAGGGAAGGCAGCTTGCATTTTCACCATTAACAGGTAGTCATCGCCTGAGGCCAGGTGATCAACGCCTTTATACCCTTCAACCTGGTTAAAGGCATCTCGCGAAAATGCGAGGTTGGCTCCATTGCTCATACTTCCCAGGCCAAGCCTGTTGGCCGCAGCAGTTATCCCCTGCATACTCATAAAGTCTAACGACTGGAATAGCTGTACAAAAGAACCATTTGTAGTAAAATCTACAGGGCCGGCTATCATCACTGGCTTTTTCATTTCATAGAATGCTGCCAAATGTCTTAGCCACGATGGCGACGCGACGCAGTCCGCATCCGTGGTAATGATGAGCTCACCATTACTATTTGCAATACCAGCCGACAGCGCAGCTTTTTTGTATGCAACAGTTTGCCCTGCAGCTACATAATCAGCAAGGGCAATGCAGCGAATATTCGGCTGCCCAAACGACTCGACAATCGCCGCTGTATTGTCGGAAGAATGATCGTCCACTACAATAACCTCCAGTAACTCGCGCGGATAGTCTTGTGCGAGCAACGACTCAATGCAAT comes from Polluticoccus soli and encodes:
- a CDS encoding OmpH family outer membrane protein, with product MKKTVLFLACGLLLSSMTFAQKFGYINSAELLQAMPEIKKANADAEAYAKTFQEQLQTMGKEYESKVQAYQASEKTMSDAVKEVKVKEIQDLQARIESFNQSAQEKVGKKKEELYKPVLEKADKAIKDVAKEKGFDYVFDTSSNVLLYAKETDDILPLVKTKLGIK
- the lysS gene encoding lysine--tRNA ligase, which codes for MQATLSEQEVVRREKLRELQDLGIDPYPAPLFEVTHTASQIKETYTEEKKEEFKQVSIAGRIMSVRDMGKANFAVIQDSTSRIQIYIKRDDICPDEDKTLYSTVWKKLMDIGDVIGVKGFVFTTKTGETSIHVEKFTLLSKALRPLPIVKEKDGEVFDAVTDLEFKYRQRYADLIVNPNVRDTFIRITKMKNAIRSFLNDRGALEVDTPVLQSIPGGAIARPFVTHHNALDIPLYLRIANELYLKRLIVGGFDWVYEFSRNFRNEGMDRTHNPEFTILEFYVAYKDYLWMMETTEQMLEETAIATNGSTKTIVNTVEIDFKAPYKRISIFDAIKEHTGFDISQMNEDQLRDVCKQLRIETDPSMGKGKLIDEIFGGKCEMHYIQPTFITDYPIEMSPLTKKHRDKPGLVERFELIINGKEIANAYTELNDPIDQRDRFEDQVRLMERGDDEAMYIDYDFLRALEYGMPPTAGIGFGIERLAMLLTGQVSIQDVLLFPQMRPEKTND
- a CDS encoding DUF6515 family protein yields the protein MGIVKTISRQYIGKIVLLLFTVLMLDSLDVMAQRGGRGGGRGGGGRGGGGGMRGGGGGRGGGGFGGGARPSRASRPSAPARSMQRPAQRPAMQRPAQRPAVGAGRGGVGGGARPAQRPAMNRGNIGNRPVDRGNIGNRPGNIGNRPTDRGNIGNRERNLGSDRNIHRPDNIGNRNIGNRNVGDRNIGNRNTDIRNRERNVDRSRGDRTVDRSRGDRTRNVDRSRTVIAGNTRNTAVRRGNAAYSRPGYGYGGRQYYGHYGYGYHGWSPYSWGSGWHPWGYVAAGLATTAAIVAIADDDDDNDDDYYYDQGVYYTPSEGGYTVVQAPVGATINELPSGYETVGGEGVSNQYYYGGAYYEQSGSGYQVVPPTAGALVEHVPEGAQEVQVGDLKLLQYGDTFYQPVVVNGKNMYEVMYVE
- a CDS encoding DUF1684 domain-containing protein; this encodes MRSIFFAALLMACFFDSKAQTYRDSIILHRQHYKEEFVTEERSPLKGNDTAYLRFFAPDERFKVNAELTLTPDAKEFDMPTHSGKKKLYRQYGLLTFRLKNKTCSLQVFQSQALLKDPKYKDHLFVPFTDLTTYEETYGGGRYIDLSLKDINNGKIAIDFNKAYNPYCAYADGFNCPIPPRENRLPVSIKAGEKLFGKGTEH
- a CDS encoding OmpH family outer membrane protein yields the protein MKKLLLSIAILLGVTIAASAQRYCVIDSKYILDRMVEYKDAQTKLDQLSKTWQTEIDNRMADVERMYKSYQAERAMLSDDMRKKREDEIVQKEKAVKDLQRQRFGYEGDLFKERQKLVKPIQDKVYNATQKMATSRAFDLVLDKAAGISIFYADPKLDRSDDVLKLLGINK
- a CDS encoding isoprenyl transferase; amino-acid sequence: MDILQSIDRTRLPKHIAIIMDGNGRWAKERGQDRVYGHHEGVLSVREIVNGCAEIGIQYLTLYAFSTENWNRPKEEVNALMELLVNTIRKEVEELKKNNIKLHVIGDIESLPEVCQRELAEAKEITAGNNGLNLILALSYSSRWEIVEAAKKLAKDAMEGKLKPEDIDDKTFHSYLNTAEFPDPELMIRTSGEYRISNFLVYQLAYAEFYFTPVHWPEFRKPNLYEALLDYQQRERRFGKTSEQIQTTPQHA
- a CDS encoding BamA/OMP85 family outer membrane protein produces the protein MGGKTQQTGERAREYEIGGITVSGIKYLDEDLLLTVTGLSVGDKVRIPNDDKISRAIRNLWRQELFSDVSISISKTIGDKVFLDIKVEERPRLSRYNFKGIKKGEAQELKDKVNLVRSKVVTDATKKDAVTRIQKYFADKGYGDVAVNVIERVDTGGTNTVILTFDINKGVKTKINQINIAGNSKATDLKLKHTFRSTKEMARLSLHPADEISLYQDNSRSFGTYVKDLGFLSLSKTLNAVDPYFRYNFFSSSKFDQYKYEDDKVSLVDHYNSLGYRDASIVRDTVYKLSNGHINIDLEVREGRKYYFGDIQWKGNTKYSNEQLSRVLGIKRGDVYNQELLEKRLGKVLSPEGGEDISSLYMDDGYLFFNIDPVETSIIDDTINYEMRLTEGPQATIRNVTIAGNDRTNEHVIRRELRTLPGNKFSRADLIRSNREIANLGFFDQEKIGIQPRPNPEDGTVDIDYTVVEKSSDQLQLSAGFGGGVKFYGNVGVTFTNFSLRNIFKPKFWDPLPVGDGQRFSVNYQSNGAYYNSLNFSFTEPWLGGRKPNALTTSMAYTRLSGASTGADPNSSYLRLIGGGVSLSKRVKWPDDNFVFTYGVNYQNYRLKDYTLISGFDSGISNNLYFKLVLARYSVDQPLYPRSGSNISFTFQFTPPYSAFSDRDYESETTAEKYKLIEYHKYRFTAEWYQKISGNLVFKLATKYGFLGYYNPQLGFSPFERFQVGGDGLSGQNYFIGRDIIAQRGYSGPYASAATIFNKYTAEIRYPFSLSPTATIYGLGFVEAANAWDNFKQYNPFKLNRSAGLGLRVFLPMFGLLGLDYGVGFDRFNRSTGATRLTDIASFTFMLGFEPD
- the upp gene encoding uracil phosphoribosyltransferase — protein: MITELGQQFSIMCDWIREIRDVSVQDDRMRFRRNIERIGEIAAFEISKHLVYEEVTVQTPMGEATCFQLEQQPVLATILRAGIPLHHGLLNYFDKADNAFIAAYRKHHRDGSFEIEQQYITSAELEGRPLIVADPMLASGSSVVLALETMTETEKPSQIHVVSVIACTVGIEMVKRKFPEAYIWAGAIDEELTARGYIVPGLGDAGDLAYGTKMQA